The Streptococcus respiraculi sequence GACGGGGATATGGAAGTCGGTATGGGCTTGCATGGTGAACCAGGTATCCGTCGTGAAAAATTGCGCTCAGCTGATGAAGTTGTAGAAGAAATCTATACTTATATTAAAGAACATACAGACTTGGCAGCTGGAGATGAAGTAGCTGTATTGGTAAATGGACTAGGTGGTCTACCGCTTATGGACCAATATATCTGCTACCGCAAGTTAAATGAGTTATTAACAACTGATGAAATAACGATTCATAAGTCATTGGTAGGAAATTTTGCTACATCAATGGATATGGTTGGTATGTCTATTACCTTACTTCGGGTGGATGCAGAATTGAAAGAATTACTCGATTTGCCATGTGATACACCTTACTACAAAGCATAGGAGTGACAAGAATGACACAATTCGATATGAACTATTTTACATCTGTCATCGAAGAAATGGCTGCGATGATTGAAATAGAACGTGACTATCTCACTTCATTAGATTCGAATATTGGAGACGGAGATCATGGTATTAACTTGAGTATTGGTTTCCGTGATGTTAGTAAACAATTAGAGAACTTTGACAAAACTTCTGAAACTATTTCTAGTTTATTTAAAAAAGTGGGCATGTCTCTCCTTGGAAAAGTCGGTGGTGCCTCTGGTCCATTGTATGGTAGTTTTTTCCTTAAAATGGGAACAGCCGCACAGAACAAGTCGGAAGTAACCTTTGCAGAATTTGTAGATATGTATAGTGCTGGGGTGACAGCAGTACAAAATCGTGGGAAAGCAGAGCTTGGTGATAAAACTATGATTGATGCCTTGCTTCCAGCAATGGAGTATTTAACTCAGCATAAAGAAACGGAAGATGTTGTAGCAGTAATGCAAGAAGCTTTGACACTAATGAAACAAGGTGCAGAAAGCACGGACAATATTGTTGCTAAAAAAGGTCGTGCGCTTCGCTTAGGTGAACGTGCAATCGGACATCGGGATCCTGGTGCAGAATCTTCGTGGAAACTATTTGAATGTTTTGTGAAGAAGTTAGGATACTTAAAGGAGAGATAGTATGAAATTTTTACGATCAACACTAGGTTACATGATTGCTGGTATGATTGTAATGAGTGTTTGGGGAGCTTTTGCAAATGCTTATGGTATTGTAGGTGGCTATTTTGCAGCATTTATTATCATTGGTCCAATGTGGTTCATGAATCACTACGTTGGATTGATTAAACAAGATGATGATGCAGCTTTTGTGGATATGGGGCTTGGTATTGCCATTTGTGGTATTTGTCGAGACGGCTTTTTGCTCGGTTGGGGTGAAGTTGCTGGCTCTGTCCCTACTCTATTATTAGTAGCTCTTGGTGCTGCTTTAGGAGGCATTGTTGCTGCTAAAATCCTAGATGATATGGAACAGGATGCGAAGAAATAGGGAGGAGGACACAAAATGACGATTCAACAAGCAATTGCTACAATAGTAGGTGGATTTGTATTCCCTTTTGTCATTCAAATGATTTGGGGAAAAATGGTTGAGCACTGGGGAGCTATCGGTGGCTGGCTTGCAGCAGCCTTTATCGTTGGAACGGTTTGGGCAATGAACCACGGAATTCCAAAACCAATGATTACTCAAACGGGTTCTGTTTGGATTGATATGGGGCTTGCAGCAGGTGTAGGGGTATTTTTCTCAACACTGACTCGTGGAGGCAAACTCAATAAAGCAATTCCGAATTTAGCGGCCGCATTAGTTGGTGGCATTATTGGAGGATTGATTCTATCTTTCTTCCTGTAATATAAGGGATGTTAAATATGAAAAACCTTGCTCAGTTTCTTTTACTGAGTAAGGTTTTTGTGTATCAAAGAGGGGGTAAAAACTTGTTTCTCGACTTGTTTCAGTGTATAATGATACAAGTTTTTACCTTAAATTAGATAAAACAAAAGGAGAAATCATGAAAAATAATGCTATGATGCGATTTTCACTCTTGGTGATTTCCATCTTTTTAATGTCTCATCTGGCTATTGCACCAGCGATTCCAAAGCTCTATGATTATTATCATGCTAAGAATGCAAGTTTAGGACTTGCTTCGGTGGAGAGCTTGGTGACGGTTCCTGCTGTGATGATTACCATCACAGTCTTGCTCAGTAATTTGGTGGTTTCTTGGTTAGGAACGAAGAAGACCGTTTTGTTGGGTTTGGGATTGATTGGTCTCTTTGGTACCTTACCGACCTTTTTAACCTCCTTCCCTCTTATTTTTTTATGTCGTTTGTTGCTAGGAGTCGGAATTGGGCTTTATAATTCGCTGTCTATCAGTTTGATTAGCGATTTTTACGAGGGCGAAGTGCGGGCTCGGATGATTGGCTTGCGGACGGCTTTTCTCAATATCGGAAAGGCCTTGACTACCTTTGTGGCGGGCTATGCTTTGTTGATTGGAGTTAATTATACCTTTTTAGTTTATGTGCTTGCTTTTCCTGTCCTAATTCTCTTTTATCTCAATGTCCCTGAGTCAAAAGAGAATCAGGTGGCAGTCAAAGATGCCCTTACCTGGAATTATCAGGTGGGATTGGTTGTTGCCTTAACTTTCCTAGTCGGCATCAGCTATATCGGTGCGACTATTAAAATTCCAAGCCTCCTTGTGACCCAGTACGGCTTTTCAACGACTTTGTCTAGTCAGTTGCTCACGATTTTGGCATTCAGCGGGATTATTACAGGTTGTTTCTTTGGACCGATTGTAAAGAAATTAGGTGATGCGACCTTATTTGCGGTTCTCGTTGCAATGGGGCTTGGCAACTTCCTCTTCACTCTTCCTTTCCATTTGCCACTCTTTATCCTTGCTAGTATCCTAGTAGGAATGAGTTTTGTCGGCATTATGTCCTTTAATTTTTATTATATTTCCAAGCAATTTCCGAAAGAACAAGTCCATTTTGTGATCAGTCTTGCTATTACAGGAGGCAATATCGGGGTTGTCTTGACACCTGTCTTACTGACAAAATTATTGGAAAAATTCCAGATTGAAACCTTCATCACACCTTTTTATATCAGTAGCTGCTTAATGGCATTTGCCTGTGTACTGGCTTATCTATTGTTAAAAATAAAGAAATAATATTCTGAAAAACAGACTTGACTTGGAGTGCACTCCAAGTGGTATACTAGAGACACTTTGGCAAAGAAAGTGAGGAAAGAAGATGAAAACAGCAATTTTTGAAAAAGCCGGTTCGATGATTATCGGTGAGGTAGACAAGCCTCAGATTCAAGAAAAGGACGATGTGATTATCAAGATCGTTCGAGCCTGCGTCTGTGGGTCAGATCTCTGGTCTTATTCGCACGGAGATGACAAGGATGCACATTCAATGAACTCTGGTCACGAGGCCTTGGGAATTGTTGAAGAGGTTGGAAGCGAGATTACCACGGTCAAGCCGGGTGATTTTGTCATCGTGCCGTTTACGCATGGTTGTGGGCATTGTGATGCCTGCCGTGCAGGATTTGACGGGACCTGTGACAATCATCCAGCACCGACTAACTGGGGCGGTGGTTTCCAGTCCGAATACCTGCGTTTCCACTATGGAAATTGGGCCTTGGTGAAAGTACCAGGACAGCCGTCTGACTATTCAGAAGGAATGCTCAAGTCTCTGCTTACTCTGGCAGATGTTATGCCAACAGGATACCATGCAGCCCGTGTCGCAAATGTCCAACGTGGAGACAAGGTCGTGGTCATCGGTGACGGTGCGGTTGGTCAGTGTGCGGTCATTGCGGCTAAAATGATGGGAGCTTCTCAGATTATCTTGATGAGTCGCCATGCCGATCGTCAGGCTATGGCTTTAGAATCAGGTGCAACAGCCGTTGTAGCAGAACGCGGTGAAGAAGGCATTGCCAAGGTTCGTGAACTATTAGGCGGTGGAGCAGACGCTGCGCTTGAATGCGTGGGAACAGAAGCCGCAATCGAGCAAGCTTTAGGAGTTCTTCACAATGGCGGACGTGTTGGTTTTGTGGGTGTACCGCATTATAATAGCCGTCCACTCGGCTCAACCTTTGCCCAAAATATCTCAGTTGCAGGTGGCTCAGCCTCTGTAACGACCTATAACAAGCAAGTTTTGCTCAAAGCCGTACTTGACGGTGATATCAACCCAGGACGTGTCTTTACGCAGACCTATGCTCTAGACGATGTCAACCAAGCCTACCAAGACATGGCAGACCGTAAGGTCATTAAATCTATGTTGATTGTAGAATAGTATCACATTCTAACCTTCTAAAATCCCTCTTCCATTCATTCGGAAGAGGGATTTTGGGTATTAGTCGCTTTATCTGACGGTGATATAAGCATCTGGGGAATAGGGGGTGGCATCAAACCCTGTCTTTTGTCCAAGGATGGTCTGGGCTAGTTGCCAGCCGATAAAAGGACCACAAGTCAGGCCAGAAGAGCCAAGACCGCTTGCTACTAAAATCGACGGTTGGTCTGATAGTCGTCCGTAGAAAGGCAGAAAGTCCGAGGTATAGGCACGAGTACCAACGCGCGTATGGCTGATATCGTATTGGGCTAAATCAGGGATAAAAGACGTTCCAACTTCTTTCATCTGCTGAATTTTGTCCAAATCAAGCGACAGATCATAGCCTTGATCATTCTCATGGGTCGCTCCAATGACTAATTTTCCTTCTTCAAAGGGGAGAATATCGATTTCCCCGTGGAGCATACAGCCAGGCCAGTTATCCGTCTCAAATTTTGTCTCAAGTGCTAGCAATTGCCCTTTTTGAGGTGCAATATCGACCTCGTAGCCAAAAGGAGTGAGGAGGTTTGGTAACCAAGCACCCGCTGCTAAGATAATCTCGTCATAGGGATAAATAGTTGTGCCTACCTGGACCTGCTTATCAGGCAAGAGCTGAGCCTGTCCTATGATAAACTGCCCTCCCTGTTGTTGAAATAGTTCTTGCAGTTGGTCTAAGAGTTGCCCACCGTCCACTCGTCCACCACCATGTGTGAGGACAGCGCCTTGGTCTGTTACAAGAGGAGGGACTCGGTTTTTTAAACCTTGCCCCTTTAGCACTTCGAGTTGCCCAATCATTGGAGACTGTTTTCTTCTTTCTTGTGCCATAGTTTCTAATTTGCTAAGCAGAGACTCTTTCTTTTTAAAGACCAAGGTTCCTGTCTGTTTGTAAGGAAGGTCTTTCATCCCAGCTTTTTCTAAATCCTGCATCAATTCCAGATAAAAGGCTGCTCCCTTATCTACTAGGCGATACCAGATTTGGTTGCGGCGCTGCGAGAGCCACGGACAGATGATACCAGCAGCAGCCCGTGTTGCATTTCCTGTTCCATCATCGATTAGTGTGACCTGTATATCAAGATGTTGAGTAAGGTAAAAAGCAGCAGTAGAGCCAACGATTCCCCCACCGATAATGATTATTCTTTTATGTTTCATATCTCTAGTATAGCACAAAGACAAGAGGGTTTCTTTATTTTTTTGAAAATGATAGAATAGAAAAAAAGGAGAAGATATGTCAGATGTAATGTACCCAGAAGTCCTAACGATTGGAAATGGAGCGATCAAGGTTGCGACTGTTGGTGATAGTTTGACCTATGGTTATGGGTTAGAAGACAGAGAACGCGACGCCTATCCCAGCATTTTGGCTGAAAAATTAGGGAATCATTATCAGGTGTCAAATTTTGGTCTGAGTGGCCGTTCTTTGCAGTCTACCTCGGATTATCCCTACTTACAGGAAAAAAATGCCCAGTTGTCGCTTGAAAGTGAGGCAGATATTGTCATCATCATGATTGGAAGTAATGATAGCAGGGGTCCTTATTGGAATAAAGAGCGTTTTACCAAGGAATATGGCGAGCTGGTCGATCGTTACCTGAAAATGCCCAGTCAACCAGATGTCTATCTCTTGGTCCCTCCGTATGTTCCGACCAGCCGATTTGGACTGAATAATGACATTGTACGCACCGAGTTGCAGGAGATTATTCCTAGAATCGCTGAAGAACGCGGACTAGAGTGGATCAATTTTTATCCCTTGACAGAAGGGTGCTTAGAGTATTATAGTGACGGGCTGCATTTGACCCCGCTAGGCAATCAGCTAATAGCAGATAGGGTGTATGCCGCAATCATGGGAGAAAGTCCTAGGTAATTTTTGAGAAAATATGCTATACTAGTAATAGAGAAATGGAGAGAAGTATGGCAAAAAGGGATTTTATTCATCGCATTATTATTATTGGCTTGTTGGTCTTGGGGCTTATCGCACTGCGTATCTGGGTCTTTGAACCAGTCACCATCACCAAGGAAATGGCTAACCAGTACCTCAAAGAAGATGATGTCATCATTGCAGTAAAAGGAAGGGAACTCGAATACGGCGATTTTGTCCTATATCAAGTAGATGGAGCAGAACATGTCGGTCGGATTATTGCCAAGGAGGGTGATAGCGTGACCTACATGGACGATGTTTTGTACCGTAACAATGAAATTGTCGAGGAAACTTACCTCAGTAAGTCAGCCAATCATCAAGACTACTATACAGAAGATGTCATTGTCCCTCGGCTTGAGAAAAAGAATTATTGGATTCTCAATGACATTCGCACCAACCACGAAGATAGTCGCACACTTGGCTTGATTTCATCTAAACAAGTCATCGGTCGTCTGACTTTCCGAGTCAGTCCAGTCGGTGAATTTGGATTTATCGATATCGGACTAACCCATAAGTAGGGTTAGTTTTTTTCTTCACAAACGATAGTGGATTGAGAAAGGAATAAGACAAGGTAAGGAGCAGTAGATAGAGCTAGCGTTCATCAAAGCGACTCAATACTCATTTAATTTCAAAAATAGCCATTTTATCTATCACTACTTATTTTTTGCTATAAAATAGAGCAAGCTAAGTAAGTTTAATAAGATGATTTCTCAGTAACTGGAATGAATAGTGATAGAAAAAGGGAGTTTATGCCCGAACCATCTAAGAAAGTCATTAAAGGCTAATTTTGATTTTCATTGAGTATAACGATGTTCTAATCCTCACCTAATATTAGTCCGGCGTACTGTTGAAGGTTGGAAATAAGGATTGTGAAATAATCCTCTAGATTGAAGAAAAAGTCCATTTTGGACAATTTTCGTCAATCTTTTTTCTTTTATTTGAGAAATAAACAACTCTTAACAATACCCCTATATCGGCATTTCTAAGAGTTTCTGTTATATGGTAGTCAACCTCAAAAATAAAAAATTTTTCTATCCTTAATGGGGTTTGTCTATGTTCTGAAAGATTATAAAATAATCCTCAGCTAACCTCCGTTACTCTGCGGTTTATAGGAACTAGCGCTAGGTAGAATTTGATTTTTATAGAGCATTAGACTAGACCAATTTTGTGTTTGACAAATGAAAATCTTTTATATATACTAGTTTTATTGGTTTTATCAACAAAGAATATGACTATACCAATTTACTTAATCAACATTAAAAACAGCATTTCATTGTTTTCCTCTCTAAAATCAGGTAGCAATAGCCTACAGGACTATTGGTTGATACTGAGTTTGAAAGAGTGGGGAGCGAAGTGAATCAAAATCTGATATTTTTGTAGGAACGACATTTTTTGAGACCTTAGGATCAAAAAATAGCAACGAAATCTCGAAGAGAGTTGCTTGCGTCCGCACTATCCAAGAAAATATCAAAAAGGATTAATGTTGGAATTTGTTAAGTATTCAAAAAAAGCTTACTAGAAACGGAAGGTAGTTTGTATGTGTGGAATCGTTGGTGTTGTTGGAAATGCAAATGCAACTGATATTTTAATTCAAGGACTTGAAAAATTGGAATACCGTGGGTATGATTCAGCGGGAATTTTTGTGACAGGTGGAGCAACAGGACACTTAGTCAAATCCGTTGGTCGTATTGCTGACTTGTCAGCCAAGGTCGGAGATAGCGTAGAAGGGACAATCGGAATCGGTCACACCCGCTGGGCAACTCACGGAAAACCAACGGAAGATAACGCTCACCCTCATACCTCACAAACAGGACGATTTGTTCTTGTCCACAATGGGGTGATTGAAAATTATCTTGAAATGAAAAATACCTATCTTCAAGATCATGATTTCAAGGGGCAGACAGATACAGAGATTGCAGTGCACTTGATTGGTAAATTTGTTGAAGAAGACAACATGTCTGTGCTTGAAGCATTCAAAAAAGCGCTTCACATTATCCAAGGCTCGTATGCCTTTGCCTTGATTGACGCTGCAAATCCTGATACGATTTATGTTGCTAAAAACAAGTCCCCACTATTGATTGGTCTTGGAGAGGGCTACAACATGGTCTGTTCAGATGCTATGGCCATGATTCGTGAAACTAGTGAATATATGGAAATTCACGATAAAGAATTGGTCGTTGTAACCAAAGACAGTGTCGAAGTTATGGACTATGATGGCACTCCAATCGAGCGGGGTAGTTATACAGCAGAACTTGACTTATCAGACATCGGTAAAGGGACCTATCCTTTCTACATGCTAAAAGAAATCGATGAGCAACCAACCGTGATGCGTAAGTTGATTAGCGCTTACTCTGATACGGATGGTCAGATGACGGTTGAGCCAGCCATTGTCAAAGCTGTTCAGGAAGCAGACCGCCTCTACATTCTTGCGGCAGGAACATCTTACAATGCAGGCTATGCGTCTAAGAACATGATTGAAGCTTTAACAGATACACCAGTTGAATTGGGTGTGGCTTCTGAGTGGGGCTACCACATGCCACTCTTGAGCAAGAAACCGCTCTTTATCCTCTTGACCCAGTCTGGTGAGACAGCAGACAGCCGTCAGGTTCTCGTCAAGGCCAATGAAATGGGCATTCCAAGTTTGACCATTACTAACGTCCCAGGTTCTACCCTATCACGTGAAGCGACTTATACCATGCTTCTTCATGCAGGTCCTGAAATTGCGGTAGCTTCTACTAAGGCTTACACTGCTCAGGTGGCGGCCCTTGCTTTCTTATCAAAAGCAGTTGGAGAAGCAAATGGCAAGAAAGAAGCGCTTGACTTTGACTTGGTGCATGAATTGTCTATTGTGGCCCAGTCAATTGAAGCAACCTTGTCTGAAAAAGACATGATTGCAGCAAAAGTTGAAAAGCTGCTTGCAACTACTCGTAATGCCTTTTACATCGGTCGTGGCAATGACTATTATGTGACGATTGAAGCTGCACTCAAATTAAAAGAAATTTCATATATCCAATGTGAAGGATTTGCGGCTGGTGAGTTGAAACACGGAACCATCTCCTTGATTGAAGATGGTACACCTGTTATCGCCTTGATTTCAGCTAGTGAGAAAGTTGCGGCGCATACTCGTGGAAATATTGCAGAAGTCGTTTCCCGTGGGGCACACAGCTTAACCATTGTTGAAGAAGGCTTGGAGCGAGAAGATGATGACATCGTGGTCAACAAGGTTCATCCATTCCTCTCAAGCATTTCAATGGTGATTCCAACCCAATTGATTGCCTATTACGCCTCTCTTCAACGCGGACTAGACGTTGATAAACCACGTAACCTGGCCAAAGCCGTTACGGTTGAATAAAATCCAATCCTCGTAGCCCAGCTACGGGGATTTTTGTTTGTAGGATGGATTGGTTACACTCATTTTATGATTAAAAGATAGAAGAATAAAGATAAGCATGAATAGGCAATCTGTATAAAAATTTTCACAGTAGCAGTGGTTTTTTAGCTGAGCAGATTTAACAGACAACGGTATATTTTTTCACTTTATCTTATAAAAATACAGAAAAAGGTCTTTTAATTTTCTGAAATTTCTGTTATACTAGGGTTTAATTATTATTTTGGAGGAGATTATGGGATATATTATCGAGATTTTACCGAGCTTATTAAATGGGGCTTTGGTATCCTTACAAGTCTTTGTCTGGGTCTTGCTCCTGTCTCTTCCATTAGGAGCGCTAGTAGCCTTTTTGATGAAAATTCCATTCAAACCTTTACTCTGGTTCTTGAATGTTTATGTACTCATTATGCGGGGGACGCCCTTGTTGCTCCAGTTGATTTTTGTCTATTATGTCTTACCAAGTGTAGGAATTACCTTTGATCGGATGCCTGCGGTCATTATCACCTTTACGCTGAATTATGCGGCCTATTTCTCTGAAATCTTCCGTGGAGGAATCGAAGCGATTCCTGCTGGTCAGTATGAGGCAGCAAAAGTCTTGAAGTTTACGCCTGTTCAGACCATTCGCTACATTGTCTTGCCTCAAGTGGTGAAAATTGTTTTACCGAGTGTCTTCAATGAAGTGACGACCTTGGTCAAAGATACGTCCTTGATTTATGCGCTGGGGGTCAACGACCTGCTTCTTGCTAGTCGGACAGCAGCCAACCGCGATGTTAGTCTAGCGCCGATGTTTATCGCAGGTGCCTTGTACTTGGTGATGATTGGTCTGGTGACCCTTGTTGCCAATAAGATTGAGAAAAAATTTGATTATTATAGATAGGAGGTCTTATGTTAGAATTACGCAATCTTTCCAAAAGATTTGGTCATAAACAGATTTTTTCCAACTATGACCTCGTGATTCCTGAGGGGAAAATCCTTGCCATCGTTGGTCAGTCTGGTGGTGGAAAAACGACACTGCTACGGATGTTAGCAGGACTTGAGACGATTGACTCTGGTCAGTTGATTTATAATGGAGAAGAACTGCCTTTAGAGGAGTTGGGAAAACGACATTTGTTGGGCTTTGTTTTCCAAGATTTTCAGTTATTCCCACATTTATCGGTGTTGGAAAACTTGGTCTTGTCGCCCATTAAAACGCAGAATACTTCTCGTAGTGAGGCTGAAAGCAAAGCCCGTCAATTGCTTGAAACTCTTGGTCTAGCTGGTCATGCGGATGCCTATCCGTATTCCTTATCTGGTGGGCAAAAGCAGCGTGTCGCCTTGGCGCGTGCCATGATGATTGACCCTGAGATGATTGGCTATGATGAACCAACCTCAGCACTTGACCCTGAGTTACGTAAAGAAGTGGAGAATCTCATTCTTGAAAATCGCAGAACGGGTATTACGCAGATTGTCGTCACCCATGACATGCAGTTTGCGGAAAACATCGCTGATGAGATTATCAAGATTGAGCCCAAACATTAGAGTCTATCTGTAAAAAGGGGAATGAATTATGAAATTGAAATCACTTGTAATCGCTACAGTCGGTATGTTAGCAGGTCTTGCGCTTACAGCGTGTGGGGCTAGCGATTCAGCAGCTAAAAAAGACAGCTGGTCTAGCTATGAAGAAAGCAAAAAAATCACGATTGGCTTTGACAAGACGTTTGTCCCAATGGGATTTGAAGAAAAAAATGGTCAGTATACAGGGTTTGATATTGACCTAGCGACAGCAGTCTTTGACAAATATGGGATTACCATTGAATGGCAGCCGATTGACTGGGACTTAAAAGAAACAGAGTTAAACAATGGCAACATTGATTTAATTTGGAATGGGTATTCCGCAACAGATGAGCGTCGGGAAAAGGTTCTCTTTTCAAATGATTACATGGAAAACCTCCAGGTCTTGGTCACCAAGAAATCATCTAAGATTGACGCAAGTTCGGATATGAAAGACAAGGTGCTAGGAGCCCAAGCTGGATCGTCTGGCTATGCAGCTTTTGAAGCACAGTCAGCTATCTTAAAAGATCTTGTAAAAAACAATGAAGCAACCCAATACGCAACCTTTAATGAAGCCTTGATTGACTTGAAAAATGACCGTATTGACGGGCTCTTGATTGATCGTGTCTATGCGAATTACTACTTGCAGCAAGAAGGTTTGATCAAGGATTACAATATTATTGATGCTGGTTTTGAGAAAGAAGCCTTTGCGGTCGGTGCTCGTAAGGTAGATACGACCTTGGTAGATAAGATTAACGCCGCCTTCAAAGAATTGTATGCAGATGGTAGCTTCCAAAAAATCTCTGACAAATGGTTCGGAGAAGATGTCGCCACAGATGTGATTAAGAAAAAATAAGTGTGAAAGGCAGGATAGTTCCTGTCTTTTATTGTTTTGTCTCTTTGTCAAAATTTTTGTGACAAGATTTGAGTTTTTTTCTGTCAGAGGTGAGTGTATAATAAAATCAGAAAAATTTAGGAGGAAATGATGGAAAATTCTTCATTAAAAGTTCGGATCCAAAAACTAGGAACGACTTTATCAAATATGGTTATGCCTAATATTGGGGCATTTATTGCATGGGGGGTCTTGACATCTCTTTTTATCGAGACAGGTTGGTTGCCAAATGAAACTTTTGCAACGATCGTTGGTCCGATGATTAAATATTTGTTGCCGCTCTTGATTGGTTACACAGGTGGTTACAATGTTTACGGTCAACGTGGTGGTGTGGTCGGTTCCATTTTGACCATGGGGGTCATTGCCGGTTCAGAAGTACCAATGTTTATCGGTGCGATGCTGGTTGGTCCATTTGGTGCTTGGGTCATCAAGAAATTTGACCAAGCTTTCCAAGAAAAGATTCGCCCTGGATTTGAAATGTTGGTCAACAACTTCTCGGCAGGCTTGATTGGCTTTGCCCTTATGCTCATCAGCTTTAAAGTGGTTGGT is a genomic window containing:
- a CDS encoding amino acid ABC transporter substrate-binding protein codes for the protein MKLKSLVIATVGMLAGLALTACGASDSAAKKDSWSSYEESKKITIGFDKTFVPMGFEEKNGQYTGFDIDLATAVFDKYGITIEWQPIDWDLKETELNNGNIDLIWNGYSATDERREKVLFSNDYMENLQVLVTKKSSKIDASSDMKDKVLGAQAGSSGYAAFEAQSAILKDLVKNNEATQYATFNEALIDLKNDRIDGLLIDRVYANYYLQQEGLIKDYNIIDAGFEKEAFAVGARKVDTTLVDKINAAFKELYADGSFQKISDKWFGEDVATDVIKKK
- a CDS encoding amino acid ABC transporter ATP-binding protein; amino-acid sequence: MLELRNLSKRFGHKQIFSNYDLVIPEGKILAIVGQSGGGKTTLLRMLAGLETIDSGQLIYNGEELPLEELGKRHLLGFVFQDFQLFPHLSVLENLVLSPIKTQNTSRSEAESKARQLLETLGLAGHADAYPYSLSGGQKQRVALARAMMIDPEMIGYDEPTSALDPELRKEVENLILENRRTGITQIVVTHDMQFAENIADEIIKIEPKH